In a genomic window of Chloroflexota bacterium:
- a CDS encoding class I SAM-dependent methyltransferase — MMLHELELREVGDVSGKTLLHLQCHFGLDTMSWTRLGARATGVDLSDAAIDLARSLSAELGLDTRFICSNIYDLPDVLDEQFDIVFTSYGVLCWLPNMDKWAEVVANHLKPGGIFYIADGHPMMNVFEMSEAGNLIPTYSYLNEEWLWEGGEPSYAGEGIIESPVYEWQHSLGEIVTALAKAGLHIEYLHEFTHCFFRFFPTMVQGEDGGWRLPEYNESYPQIFSIRATK; from the coding sequence ATGATGTTGCACGAGTTGGAATTGCGCGAAGTCGGCGATGTATCGGGCAAGACGCTGCTACATTTGCAGTGCCATTTCGGACTGGACACCATGTCGTGGACGCGGCTTGGCGCAAGGGCGACGGGCGTTGACCTGTCCGACGCCGCAATCGATCTAGCGCGTTCGCTGAGCGCCGAACTAGGGTTGGACACACGCTTCATCTGCTCCAACATCTACGACCTGCCGGATGTGCTTGACGAACAGTTCGACATCGTGTTTACCTCATACGGCGTGCTCTGCTGGCTGCCGAACATGGACAAGTGGGCAGAAGTTGTCGCCAACCACCTCAAGCCCGGCGGCATTTTCTACATCGCAGACGGACACCCCATGATGAACGTATTCGAGATGTCCGAAGCTGGCAATCTAATCCCCACATACTCATATCTCAACGAAGAATGGCTATGGGAAGGCGGCGAGCCAAGCTACGCCGGCGAAGGCATAATCGAAAGCCCTGTGTACGAGTGGCAGCACAGCCTAGGCGAAATCGTAACCGCGCTGGCAAAGGCAGGCTTGCATATAGAATACCTGCACGAGTTCACACACTGCTTCTTCCGCTTCTTCCCCACAATGGTGCAAGGCGAAGACGGCGGCTGGCGTCTCCCCGAATACAACGAATCCTACCCGCAGATATTTTCCATCAGAGCAACGAAATGA